The Streptomyces sp. NBC_00576 genome contains the following window.
TTCGTCAACTCCCCGCTCTCCGGCGCCTTCGGCAGGGGCCAGCCCTTGGCCACCGCTTCCAGGGCCGCCGTGACCTCGTCCGCGTCGGGGCGCTCGGCGGGGTCCTTCACCAGCAGTCGTACGAGCAACGGTCCGAGCGGACCCGCCTGTTGGGGCTGGACCGGCTCGGCGGCGAGAATCGCGGCGAGGGTGGACTCGAGGGTCGTACGGCGGAAGGGGGACCAGCCCTCGACGGCCGCGTACAGGAGTACGCCGAGCGACCACAGGTCGGAGGAGGGGCCGGCGCCCCGGCCCGACATGCGCTCGGGCGCGATGAACTCGAGGGAGCCGACGAACTCCCCGCTCATCGTGAGGGATTCCTCGCCCATGATGTGGGCGATGCCGAAGTCGGTGAGGACGACCCGGCCATGTTGTCCGAGCAGCACGTTGGCAGGTTTCACGTCCCGGTGGACGATCCCGACGGAGTGCGCGGCACGCAGCGCGCCGACCACGGCGAGGCCGATGCGCGCGGACTCGGCGGGCTTGAGGGCGCCGCGCTGGAGCACCTCGTGCAGTGACTCGCCGCGCACCAACTCCATGACGATCCAGGGGAGTCCGTCCTCGACGACGACATCATGGACGGAGACGGCCGAGGGATGGTCGACGCGCGCGGCGGCCCGCGCCTCCCGGTGCAGGCGGTGGGCGATCCGCTGGTGGGCGGCGTCCTGCGGGTCCCCGGGCAGCCTCGGCTGCTTGACGGCGACCTCACGCTCGACGAGTTCGTCCTGGGCCCGCCACACGGTTCCCATACCGCCGGAGCCGATGCGCTCGGTCAGCCGGTACCGGCCACCGACCAGCCGCCCCTCGTCGCCCTTGTACGCCCCACCTCTGTTCCCCCCACCCTTGTCCGCGCCGCCTTCCCCGCCGTTGCTCATGCCCCATCCCTACCCTGCGGGACCGACGCTTGTCGACGCCGGTTCAGGGCGTCCGTCGTACGGCGGGGCAGTGCCGTACGACCCACCGTCGCCGCCAGTTTGCGCAGCCGCCGCCAGTCCATCGGGGGCGTCGGCGCGGGAACGCCGGGTCGGTCACGGGGGACGCGGACGCGCAGGGCGCCCTGTTCGACGCGGCAGCGGACGGGGGTGGGCAGGACGAGGGCCTCGCCGTCGAGGCCTACCTCGATCTCGGGCAGGTCGGCGTCGACGACGACCTCGTGGGCGGTGACGACGGTCATGCCGGTGGCGTACCGGCCGAGCAGCAGTTCGGCGGCCTGGGCCGCGTCCTCGACCTTGATGCCGAGCACCCCGAGGACACCGGCGTCCAGGCGCTCGCGTCGGCCGAGGCCGGCGAAGTCGTCCATCCGGTACCGGTTGTTGCTGACCAGCACGGCCTGCGGCCCGTGCACGACCGTCATCCCGGACTGTTCTCCCGGTTGCTTCCGCGCCTGCGGGTACGCCGTCGCGGTCAGCGTCGGACCGCGTTCGAACGTGAGCAGCTCGGGCAGCAGTCCCAGGGTGGTGCCGACCTTGTCGTCACGGTAGGCGGGGCTCTGCACGATCGAGGCGTACGCACCGAAGGAGGCGTTGTTGACGAAGGGGCGGCTGCCCGCCGTACCGCCGTCGTCCGCCCTGTCGGCGCCGCTGTCGAGGAAGCCCAGATCCACCTTCAGCTCCACGCCGCCCGTGTCCGTGAGGGCGTCGAGGCAGGTCGCCGGGTCGTCCCGGTCGAGGCCGAGGTCCATGGCGAAGTGGTTGCGCGTACCGGCGGACACGACCAGGAAGGGCAGCCCGTGTTCGGCGGCGACGCCAGCGACGAGGGCCTGGGTGCCGTCGCCGCCGGCCACGCCGAGCAGATCCGCGCCCGCCGCGACCGCCTCCCGGGCCAGGGCGACGACGTCCTCGGGCTCTGGTTTGTCGGGGTCGATCAGGTGGACGCGGGCACCGAGCCGCTCCGCCTTCTCGCGCAGCCGGAAACGCTCGACCTTTCCGCCGCCCGAGCGCGGGTTCATGAGGAGGAAGGGCCTCAGGGGCGCGGGCGCCTCGTACTCGCGGACCGGCACGACATGGGACCTGGTGCTGCTCAGCGCGAACTTTCCGGCCCACACGGCGGCGCCCCACAGGGCGAGGGAGACGATCGCCAGCCACAGCAGGTTGGCGGCGGCGAAGAGGGCGACCACGGCGATGGGGGTGGCGACGGCGAGCACCGCCCCCACGCCCCGCACGAGGCCGCGCCTGGCGAGCGCCCACCACAGGCCGGAGGCGGTGAGCACGGCCCCGCCCACGCCGACCACTCCGAGCAGCAGGCTGTCCAGGCCCGCGTACCCGATCGGCAGCAGCACGGCCAGCCCGGCGGCTCCGAGCGCACCGCGCGCCGCCCAGCGCTGCCGGGCATGCGCACGCCCGAACAGCTCGATGCCCACGCCGGTGTCCATGTCCATGTCGACGTTTTAGCAGAGTTCCTGTTCAGCCTGCTCACAGGAGGAACAAAGCGGGGCGCTCTCACCTTGAAGACACGATCAGGTCACGGTATCTTCACGAACCAGTCGCCACGCATATCCGATAACGGCGCGCGCATTCGCACTTCACACTTCGCACTGTTTGGAGAACGTGCCGATGACCGTGCCCGAAACGAATTCTCTGAGACAGCACGAAACAGAGATAAGGCACCACGTCTCGCGGGCCGAACTGCGGTGCACCCGGGTGCGGTTGGACGGATACGCGTACCCGCACCGGGTCGAGACCGACGACTTCACCACCGAACTCGTCCTGCGCGAGCGGGAGTCGGGAACGGAGTACCGACTGCCCGTCACGCGCACCGCGTCCCCGTGCATCGGCGCCGAGGAGGATGAGGAGGACGAAGGTCGGTACTCGTACGAGAAGGCCGGATTCGAGGCGGACTTCGACATCGACACGGTCGCCGACGGAACGCCCCTCGCCGACGGGCTGTGGGACATATCCCTCGCCGTCGGCGCCAAGGCGCTCACGCGCGAGGTACGCATAGGCAGCAGCCGGGCCGACCGGCTGTCCGGCCGTCCCGACGTACGGATCGTGGAGACCCTACGCGGCAGGCGGGCCGTCACCCTCTACACCACCGTTCCGTACGGCAACTACACGATCGACCTCGGCGAGCGGAAACACCCGGTGCTGAAGCGGCTCGCGTTCGGCGACATCCGCTGGCACGCAGGCCGCCCCACCGAGCTGCTGATAACCGGCCGCTGCACGCTCGGCGCGTACCCGCGCGGGGCCCTGACCGTGCACCTGAGCAACGCGGAGGAGGCTGATGCCACGGCGGTCTTCACCGCTGTACAGCCCCCGCACAGCGAGCAGTTCACCGTCCATGTGCCTGTCGCCGAGCTGGGTCCGGGCGTGTGGAGCGGCGAACTACGGCTCGGGGAGCGGGCGTTGCCCCTGCCTCAGCCGCCGAAGGGTCTGGGCGCGGTCAAGTGGTGGCGTCGGAGCGGCCTTTGGCACGCGAAGCCGGTTTCCCGTCCCGGCGGCGGATTCGCCCTGCGGGTGGGCAGGACCGGGAAGGCGGGACTTCTCAGGGCGGCCGTCCGTCTCTGAAATCGCCGCCTCCATCGATTGTCCGGTCACCCACCCGCGACGAAGGTGTCCAGGACGACATCGAAATACTCCTTGGCCTCCCGCACCTTGCCGACGGGCGCCGACACCCACACGTCGTACATCCGCCCGCCCTCCTCCCAGCACAGGTCATAGGTGTGCCGCGGCCCCTCCGCCGCACTGAAGCCGTCCCACGTGAACTCCCAGAGCGCGGCGACCTGTTGGGCGTGCACGGTCTCGGTGACCCGCCCGTCGCGGTAACCCGGGTTCGCGGAGGCCCCGTTGGCGTCGGCCCTCTCCATCACCGCCAGTGGGCCTCCCGGTTGGGGGTCGGTGATCTTGATCCCGAGTCTGAAGGTCTCCCCCGGCGACAGATAGAAGACGCGCTCCTTCTGCGCGGTGCGCGTGAAGCCGTCCGGAACGGCGAGCGAGAAGCCGCGCGGGTCGTGGGCGAGGCGATAGCCGGAGGGAGCGGTCTGGGAAGAGGGGGAGGAAGGGGAGGAAGGCCCGGGTGTACCGGGCGGCACAGAGGCCGCGCTGGGTGACACCGACGCCGCTGCCGTCCCAGACGCCGTCGGCGTGGCGGCGGCCGTCCCCGACACCGTCGCTGTCGCCGTCGCTGTCGTCGTGCTCCCCGGCCTCTCGCCCTTGCCGTCCCCCGAGTGCATCAGCAGCGCCGCCGCGGACACCCCCGCCCCGGCCAGCGCCGCGACCAGCACCGCGGCAACGAGCGCGGTCCGCCCGGAGGGCCGCGGCGACCGGTCCGCCGTGCCCGCGGGAGCCATACGGGAAGTTGCCGTACGTCGAGAGGCCGTCGGCGTCGCCTCCCGGCCGCCGGGTTCCTCGCGCCTCTGGGTCCTGGCCTGCTGCCGGCCCGGCGTGTACCCGGCCGTCAGCTTCGGCGTACGCCCGGTCGCCCGGAACGCCCGCAGCATCCGTTCCGCCTCCGCCGCGTCGAGGCGCCTGACGGGATCCCGTTCGAGGAGCCCCCGTACGACGGGCAGAAGCGGCGCGGCCTGCGCCGGTGGCCGTACCTCGTCGATCACGACGGCGTGCAGGATGCCGCCCAACGAGTCGCGCCGGAAGGGTGACTCGCCGCTCAGGGCCGTGCAGAGCAGCGCGCCGAGCGACCACAGGTCGGACTCCGGCCCGGTTCTGACGCCGGACATCCGTTCGGGCGCCGTGTACTCGGGCGAGCCGACGAAGGAGCCGGTCTCGGTGAGCGTCGTCGCGCCCGCGACCTGGGCGATACCGAAGTCGGTGAGGACGATCCGGTCGGTACCGTCCTCCAGGAGCACGTTCGCCGGCTTGATGTCCCGGTGCAGCACACCCGCGGCATGGGCCGTACCCAGGGCGCCCAGCAGGGCGATGCCGATCCGGGCGGCCTCGTCGGCGTCGACGGGGCCGCGCCGGGAGATCCGGTCGGCGAGCGAACCGCCGTCGATCAACTCCATGACGATGTACGGGCGTTCGTCGTCCTCGACGACGTCGTGCACGACGATGATGTGCGGGTGGCTCAACTGGGCGACCGCGCGCGCCTCACGCAGGGTGCGGTCGCGCCGCAGCCGAGCCTCGTCCGTCGAGAGAGAGGTGTCCTGCGTCAGCTCCTTGACCGCGACCCGCCGTTCGAGCAGCTGGTCGGTCGCCCGCCAGACGACGCCCATGCCGCCCCGGCCGACTCTCGCCTCCAGGCGGTACCGCCCGGCGATCACACGGAAGCTGTCCCCCTCGGTCCCCATGAGCCTCATCATGCCGCACCGGAGGACGCGACTCCGGAGCGGTGAGCAGCGGATGACCGACAACCGCCGTACAGGCCCGTTGTGCACGGGGCTCGATCAGCCGGAGTTCGGACGCCACCCGCGCAGCACCGCCGCGAACTGCTCGCGCGCGGTCGCCCAGTCGGCCGCCGGAGCGGACATGTAGAGCAGGTACTCGGCCCCGTCCCGGCCGAGATACGCCTGCTCGATGGCCCGCCGCGGCCCCGGGAAGGCCGAGTCCTTGGCCAGCGCGGTCCAGGTGAAGTCCCAGAGCGAACCCTTCCGGTCGCGGTAGACGTTCGACTCCAGGCTCACCATCTGGTAGTCGCGGAGCCGCTTGAGCTGCTCTTCCAGGTCGAGTTGGTGGAGGTAGGGGTCTTCGAAATCCGGGCTCTGGTCGATGGCGATACGCAGGAAGTGGTTCCCGCCGTCGGGCGAGTAGTCGATCTGGCCGTTCTCCACCGTCCGCGTCCACCCCTTCGGCAGCGAGAGGCTGAAACCGGCCGGATCGTCGACACGCTCCCAGTCCTTCGGCACGGCGTTCGGCACGGCGGAGGGCTGTCCGCCCGCACCGGCGGAGGCAGAAACAGAGGCAGAGGCAGAGGCAGAAGGGGTGACGGACGGTGTGGCGGACGGAGTGGCCGCGGCGGCTGAACCGGCCTTGCGTGCCCCCGAGTTCCACTGGTGCAGCGCGACCGCGCCACCCCCGCCGACGAGCACGACCAGCGCGGCGACGAGAGCGATCGTACGACCCCGGCGGCGC
Protein-coding sequences here:
- a CDS encoding diacylglycerol/lipid kinase family protein, encoding MGIELFGRAHARQRWAARGALGAAGLAVLLPIGYAGLDSLLLGVVGVGGAVLTASGLWWALARRGLVRGVGAVLAVATPIAVVALFAAANLLWLAIVSLALWGAAVWAGKFALSSTRSHVVPVREYEAPAPLRPFLLMNPRSGGGKVERFRLREKAERLGARVHLIDPDKPEPEDVVALAREAVAAGADLLGVAGGDGTQALVAGVAAEHGLPFLVVSAGTRNHFAMDLGLDRDDPATCLDALTDTGGVELKVDLGFLDSGADRADDGGTAGSRPFVNNASFGAYASIVQSPAYRDDKVGTTLGLLPELLTFERGPTLTATAYPQARKQPGEQSGMTVVHGPQAVLVSNNRYRMDDFAGLGRRERLDAGVLGVLGIKVEDAAQAAELLLGRYATGMTVVTAHEVVVDADLPEIEVGLDGEALVLPTPVRCRVEQGALRVRVPRDRPGVPAPTPPMDWRRLRKLAATVGRTALPRRTTDALNRRRQASVPQGRDGA
- a CDS encoding serine/threonine-protein kinase codes for the protein MGTEGDSFRVIAGRYRLEARVGRGGMGVVWRATDQLLERRVAVKELTQDTSLSTDEARLRRDRTLREARAVAQLSHPHIIVVHDVVEDDERPYIVMELIDGGSLADRISRRGPVDADEAARIGIALLGALGTAHAAGVLHRDIKPANVLLEDGTDRIVLTDFGIAQVAGATTLTETGSFVGSPEYTAPERMSGVRTGPESDLWSLGALLCTALSGESPFRRDSLGGILHAVVIDEVRPPAQAAPLLPVVRGLLERDPVRRLDAAEAERMLRAFRATGRTPKLTAGYTPGRQQARTQRREEPGGREATPTASRRTATSRMAPAGTADRSPRPSGRTALVAAVLVAALAGAGVSAAALLMHSGDGKGERPGSTTTATATATVSGTAAATPTASGTAAASVSPSAASVPPGTPGPSSPSSPSSQTAPSGYRLAHDPRGFSLAVPDGFTRTAQKERVFYLSPGETFRLGIKITDPQPGGPLAVMERADANGASANPGYRDGRVTETVHAQQVAALWEFTWDGFSAAEGPRHTYDLCWEEGGRMYDVWVSAPVGKVREAKEYFDVVLDTFVAGG